The following coding sequences lie in one Metopolophium dirhodum isolate CAU chromosome 5, ASM1992520v1, whole genome shotgun sequence genomic window:
- the LOC132945026 gene encoding cuticle protein 16.5-like → MNAIMKITLAAVAVFASAMMTASAKPTELVPAAAIAPVAVATPYASSFTSHSVAHSVATPVVPAAPYVAAAPYAAAPYVASPYAAAPYVAAAPYVASPYAASPYGASPYGYYPYAAPAYL, encoded by the exons atgaacGCCATCATGAAAATC ACATTAGCCGCCGTTGCAGTTTTCGCGTCCGCCATGATGACCGCTTCTGCCAAACCAACTGAACTCGTGCCCGCCGCCGCCATCGCTCCAGTGGCCGTTGCTACGCCATACGCTAGCTCGTTCACGTCACACAGCGTGGCCCACAGCGTAGCCACCCCGGTCGTACCGGCCGCTCCGTACGTGGCCGCCGCTCCATACGCCGCGGCACCATACGTCGCTTCGCCTTACGCGGCCGCACCTTACGTCGCCGCGGCTCCTTACGTGGCCTCTCCTTACGCCGCGTCGCCATACGGGGCCTCTCCTTACGGTTACTACCCGTACGCCGCTCCGGCTTACCTGTAA